The sequence GCGGATCTCAAGCTTTCAACAGGAACTGCTCCATTCCCTGATGCTCAGCCAGGCCCGCCTGCTCGCCGACCAGGTACTGTTGACCCGCAAATGGGTTGCCGACCATAAGGGCGTTTTTGTCCTGGAAGAAGAGGGGGTGGAGCCCAACCCCTATCTCCGGGAACCGGAGGTCAACATCAACGGCCGCCACCTGATCAAGCGCAACCCGGCAATGGTTACCCGGGAACTCTCCGAGTACACCGCCCGCCGCGATATCTGCCGGTTCCGCTTCCGGGTCACCAGCCTCAGGCCGGTCAACCCGGCCAACCGCCCCAATGAATTCGAACGGGCCAGCCTGAAGAGGTTCGCCACCGGGGAACTGACCGAGGCCCACGAGATAACCGCGGGCAAGGATGGACGCCTGCTGCGCTACATAGAACCGCTGAATATTGAAAAGGGATGCCTGGAGTGTCACGCCCGGCACGGCTACCGGATCGGCGATATCCGCGGCGGCCTGAGCCTGGAAATCCCGATGGACTGGGAGGACAAGGCCATTGCCGGGAACCGGCGGATGCTGCTCACTGTTTTTGCGGTGTCGATCCTGCTGATCGCCGTCTTTATCGGGCTCTTTTTCGAATTGCTGGTCATCAGGCGCCTTGATCTGCTCTCCCGGGCCATGGACCGCTGTCCCGGATCTGATAAGGGCGCGGTTGAGCTGCCGCCGGAAAAGGATGAGATCGGCAAGCTGACCACAAAGTTCAAGGAACTGGATACCCGCCTTACCGCCTCCCAGATCGAATTGCAACAAACCCACGAACAGATGCTCCAGGTGGAGAAAATGGCGGCCATGGGCCGGCTCTCGGCCGGCATTGCCCATGAGATCAACAATCCGCTGGGCGGGATGCTGAACTGTATCAAGGGCATGAAGGAAAACCCGGATGACGAGGAAATGCGCCGCCGGTATCTTGACCTGCTGAACAAGGGGCTGCTGCGGATAGAGAATACGGTCCGCCAGCTGCTTAACTTCGGCCGCCGGGAACCGCTGCAACTGAGAAAGGTCCCGGTGGATGAACTGATCCGCGAATGTCTGACCATGCTTGAGTATAAGCTGAGAAACATGACCCTGATCACCGACCTGACCCTGAACCGGCCCCTGGCCGTGCATGTTGACGCCCTGAAACAGGTGCTCATCAACCTGGGACTCAACGCGATCCAGGCCATGGATAAAGGCGGCACCCTCACCGTGCGCAGCCGCGAGACCGCGGACAGTTTTATCATCTCAATAGCCGATACCGGCGCCGGTATCCCGGCAGAGAACATGGTCAAGATCTTTGAGCCTTTTTTTACCACCAAGGAGGTGGGGGATGGAACCGGTCTCGGGCTGGCCGTCACCTATTCCCTGGTCCAGCGGATGGGCGGCTCCATCGAGGTAACCAGCGTTCCGGATGAGGGCAGCACCTTTTCCGTGACCCTGCCCAAACAGAAGGAACATGATAAGCCCGCTTGAGAGCGTGGGCGGAGAGAGTCGCCATGGCCAGAATACTGCTCGCTGAAGACGATGAGATCATATTGATCACCCTGTACGACCGCCTGGGCCGGGAAGGATGGCAGGTGGACCGGGCCGGGGACGGCAAACAGGCCCTGGCCCTGATCGAAAAGGGCAGGTACCACGTGGTGATCTCCGACATCCGCATGCCGGGCCTGAGCGGGATCAGCCTGATGGAAAGGGTGAAGGAGATGTCGCCGCACACCGAGGTGATCCTGATGACCGCCTACGGCAATGTCAACGATGCGGTCGACTGCATGCGCAGGGGCGCGGCCGATTATATCCTCAAGCCCTTTGACATGGACGATCTGATCATCAGGATCGGGAGACTCCTGGATAAACAGATCCTGCGCGCCCGGTGCGCCTCCCTGTCCGAAGGGTTGGTGAGTTCCAGGATCATCGGCAACAGTACCGCTGTTGCCCGGATGGAGG comes from Desulfobacterales bacterium and encodes:
- a CDS encoding ATP-binding protein encodes the protein MRLRNKFILVIGLMVVVSYGYTFMRISSFQQELLHSLMLSQARLLADQVLLTRKWVADHKGVFVLEEEGVEPNPYLREPEVNINGRHLIKRNPAMVTRELSEYTARRDICRFRFRVTSLRPVNPANRPNEFERASLKRFATGELTEAHEITAGKDGRLLRYIEPLNIEKGCLECHARHGYRIGDIRGGLSLEIPMDWEDKAIAGNRRMLLTVFAVSILLIAVFIGLFFELLVIRRLDLLSRAMDRCPGSDKGAVELPPEKDEIGKLTTKFKELDTRLTASQIELQQTHEQMLQVEKMAAMGRLSAGIAHEINNPLGGMLNCIKGMKENPDDEEMRRRYLDLLNKGLLRIENTVRQLLNFGRREPLQLRKVPVDELIRECLTMLEYKLRNMTLITDLTLNRPLAVHVDALKQVLINLGLNAIQAMDKGGTLTVRSRETADSFIISIADTGAGIPAENMVKIFEPFFTTKEVGDGTGLGLAVTYSLVQRMGGSIEVTSVPDEGSTFSVTLPKQKEHDKPA